The following are encoded together in the Xanthobacter autotrophicus Py2 genome:
- a CDS encoding acyl-CoA dehydrogenase domain protein (PFAM: acyl-CoA dehydrogenase domain protein; Acyl-CoA dehydrogenase type 2 domain~KEGG: bxe:Bxe_B2584 putative acyl-CoA dehydrogenase) encodes MQTVGSDQFQDIRDAVRALCADFPAEYHRKVDEARAYPEDFVDALTKAGWMAALIPEEYGGSGLGLTEASVIMEEINRAGGNSGACHGQMYNMNTLVRHGSEEQRKRYLPKIAAGELRLQSMGVTEPTTGTDTTRIKTTAVKKGDRYVINGQKVWISRVQHSDLMILLARTTPLDQVKKKSEGLSIFIVDIKEAMSKGMTVRPILNMVNHETNELFFDNLEIPEENLIGEEGQGFKYILTGLNAERTLIAAECIGDGYWFIDKVTAYARERVVFGRPIGQNQGVQFPIAESFIEVEAANLMRFEACRLYDAHQPCGTQANMAKYLAAKASWEAANACLQFHGGFGFACEYDIERKFRETRLYQVAPISTNLILSYVAEHVLGLPRSF; translated from the coding sequence ATGCAGACCGTTGGCAGCGACCAGTTCCAGGATATCCGCGACGCGGTGCGCGCGCTGTGCGCGGACTTTCCCGCCGAGTACCATCGCAAGGTGGACGAGGCCCGCGCCTATCCGGAAGACTTCGTCGATGCCCTCACCAAGGCCGGCTGGATGGCCGCGCTGATCCCCGAAGAGTACGGCGGCTCCGGCCTCGGCCTCACCGAGGCCTCCGTGATCATGGAGGAGATCAACCGCGCGGGCGGCAATTCCGGCGCCTGCCACGGCCAGATGTACAACATGAACACGCTGGTGCGGCACGGTTCCGAGGAGCAGCGCAAGCGCTACCTGCCGAAGATCGCGGCCGGCGAATTGCGGTTGCAGTCCATGGGCGTCACCGAGCCCACCACCGGCACCGACACCACGCGTATCAAGACCACGGCGGTGAAAAAGGGCGACCGCTACGTCATCAACGGCCAGAAGGTCTGGATCTCCCGTGTCCAGCATTCCGACCTGATGATCCTGCTCGCCCGCACCACGCCCCTCGACCAGGTGAAAAAGAAGTCGGAAGGCCTCTCCATCTTCATCGTGGACATCAAGGAGGCCATGTCGAAGGGGATGACGGTGCGGCCCATCCTCAACATGGTGAACCACGAGACCAACGAGCTGTTCTTCGACAACCTGGAGATTCCGGAAGAGAATTTGATCGGCGAGGAGGGCCAGGGGTTCAAATATATCCTCACCGGCCTGAATGCCGAGCGCACGCTGATCGCGGCCGAATGCATCGGCGACGGCTACTGGTTCATCGACAAGGTTACCGCCTACGCCCGCGAACGGGTGGTGTTCGGCCGGCCCATCGGCCAGAACCAGGGGGTGCAATTTCCCATCGCGGAAAGCTTCATCGAGGTGGAGGCCGCCAACCTCATGCGCTTCGAGGCCTGCCGGCTCTATGATGCGCACCAGCCCTGCGGGACCCAGGCCAACATGGCGAAATACCTCGCCGCCAAGGCCTCGTGGGAAGCCGCCAACGCCTGCCTCCAGTTCCACGGCGGCTTCGGCTTCGCCTGCGAATACGACATCGAGCGCAAATTCCGCGAGACGCGCCTCTATCAGGTTGCGCCGATCTCCACCAATCTCATCCTGAGCTATGTGGCCGAGCACGTGCTCGGACTGCCCAGGTCCTTCTAA
- a CDS encoding MmgE/PrpD family protein (PFAM: MmgE/PrpD family protein~KEGG: rpd:RPD_0146 MmgE/PrpD), producing the protein MSNETLTLAAYAAGIRLADIPADVVARAERLILDFAGNIVRGGFETDSAPSLRALVEKAGFGAPGPCTVLGEARGYGPAAAALLNGAFGHSLDFDDTHAASSLHPSAPVIPAALAAAELTGASGADFVAAVIAGYEVCCRLGLALDPTRHYARGFHPTATAGTFGAAAAAGRLLGLAPDTMAAAFGVAGSQAAGSLQFLANGAWNKRYQVGAAAMNGLMAALLAAEGFHGSRAAIEGEHGFLKGYSDGADPAVAVAGLGRHFETLRIGLKPYPSCRYTHAALDGLLALRAEHALKADDIQQVDIGLHRNGITLTADPLPEKRRVRAVVEGQFSMPFTAAVALDQGGFGWDDYRRLGDPVLDAMSDRISVFADPRLEDRPHPFGATLRLTTPQGVFERTIPDPSGEPETFPDDAALRAKFMTLSAPVIGADAAGALADAILNLSSSDAVKLNATASASR; encoded by the coding sequence ATGAGCAATGAGACCCTCACCCTCGCCGCCTATGCCGCCGGCATCCGGCTCGCGGACATCCCCGCCGATGTGGTCGCGCGGGCGGAGCGGCTGATCCTCGACTTTGCCGGCAACATCGTGCGCGGCGGGTTCGAGACCGATTCCGCCCCATCCCTCCGCGCGCTGGTGGAAAAGGCCGGCTTCGGCGCGCCCGGCCCGTGCACGGTGCTGGGCGAGGCGCGCGGCTACGGGCCGGCCGCCGCCGCTTTGCTGAATGGCGCCTTCGGCCATTCGCTGGATTTCGACGACACCCATGCGGCCAGCTCGCTGCATCCCAGCGCGCCGGTCATCCCCGCCGCGCTCGCGGCCGCGGAACTGACGGGGGCGAGCGGCGCCGATTTCGTGGCGGCGGTGATCGCGGGCTATGAGGTCTGCTGCCGCCTCGGCTTGGCGCTCGACCCCACGCGGCACTATGCGCGCGGCTTCCATCCCACGGCGACGGCCGGCACCTTCGGCGCCGCCGCGGCGGCCGGGCGCCTGCTGGGCCTTGCCCCCGACACCATGGCGGCGGCCTTCGGCGTCGCCGGAAGCCAGGCGGCGGGGTCCCTGCAATTCCTCGCCAACGGCGCATGGAACAAGCGCTACCAGGTGGGCGCGGCGGCCATGAACGGGCTCATGGCCGCCCTCCTCGCCGCCGAAGGCTTCCACGGATCGCGCGCCGCCATCGAGGGCGAGCACGGCTTCCTCAAGGGCTATTCGGACGGTGCCGATCCGGCCGTCGCCGTCGCCGGGCTCGGCCGGCATTTCGAGACCCTGCGCATCGGCCTCAAGCCCTATCCGAGCTGCCGCTACACCCACGCCGCCCTCGACGGCCTCCTCGCCCTGCGCGCCGAGCACGCCTTGAAGGCCGACGATATCCAGCAGGTGGACATCGGCCTGCACCGCAACGGCATCACCCTCACCGCCGATCCGCTGCCGGAGAAGCGGCGCGTGCGCGCGGTGGTGGAGGGGCAGTTCTCCATGCCGTTCACGGCGGCGGTGGCGCTCGACCAGGGCGGCTTCGGCTGGGACGACTACAGACGGCTCGGCGACCCTGTGCTCGACGCCATGAGCGACCGCATCAGCGTCTTCGCCGACCCGCGCCTTGAAGACCGCCCCCATCCGTTCGGCGCGACGCTGCGCCTGACGACGCCGCAGGGGGTGTTCGAGCGCACGATCCCGGACCCGTCCGGCGAGCCGGAGACCTTCCCGGACGATGCGGCGCTGCGCGCCAAATTCATGACCCTGAGCGCTCCCGTCATCGGCGCCGACGCCGCCGGCGCCCTCGCCGATGCCATCCTGAACCTGTCCAGCAGCGACGCGGTGAAGCTGAACGCCACCGCGTCCGCCAGCCGATAA
- a CDS encoding HpcH/HpaI aldolase (PFAM: HpcH/HpaI aldolase~KEGG: acr:Acry_1689 HpcH/HpaI aldolase) — protein sequence MSEFARPVSLRSGRLVALFVPATRPDRFAKALASGADAIIIDLEDAVGHAEKDAARDALAAAIPAGGPVLLRINASGTPWHAEDLAVARRLPLAGVMLPKAESRDEVEQVAARLGEGVALIPLIESARGLAAARSIAAVPCVARLAFGSIDFAADLGCAHTREALLSARSELVLAARLAGGQGPMDGVTTRVDNPALAQDDAAHAVALGFAGKLCIHPGQIAPVMTGFAPTAEEVSWAERILAALDAGGSVVTVDGAMVDAPVRLRAERILARTGR from the coding sequence ATGTCCGAGTTTGCCCGGCCCGTTTCGCTCAGGAGCGGGCGGCTCGTTGCCCTGTTTGTCCCGGCGACGCGTCCCGATCGCTTCGCCAAAGCGCTCGCCTCCGGCGCCGACGCCATCATCATCGACCTCGAGGATGCGGTGGGCCACGCAGAGAAGGATGCCGCCCGCGATGCCCTCGCCGCCGCCATCCCGGCCGGAGGACCGGTGCTGCTGCGAATCAACGCCTCTGGCACCCCGTGGCACGCGGAGGATCTCGCCGTCGCGCGGCGGCTGCCCCTTGCCGGCGTCATGCTGCCGAAGGCCGAGAGCCGGGACGAGGTGGAGCAGGTGGCCGCCCGCCTCGGCGAGGGCGTTGCCCTCATTCCCCTCATCGAAAGCGCCCGGGGCCTTGCCGCGGCGCGGTCCATCGCGGCGGTGCCGTGCGTAGCCCGCCTCGCCTTCGGCTCCATCGATTTCGCCGCTGATCTGGGCTGTGCCCATACCCGCGAGGCGCTCCTTTCCGCCCGTTCCGAGCTGGTGCTGGCGGCGCGGCTCGCCGGCGGTCAGGGCCCCATGGACGGGGTCACCACCCGCGTCGACAACCCCGCCCTCGCGCAGGACGACGCGGCCCATGCGGTGGCCCTCGGCTTCGCCGGCAAGCTGTGCATCCACCCCGGCCAGATCGCCCCCGTGATGACAGGCTTTGCGCCGACCGCCGAAGAGGTGAGCTGGGCCGAGCGCATCCTCGCCGCCCTAGACGCGGGCGGTTCGGTCGTGACGGTGGACGGCGCCATGGTGGACGCCCCCGTGCGCCTGCGCGCCGAGCGCATCCTAGCCCGCACAGGCCGCTGA
- a CDS encoding L-carnitine dehydratase/bile acid-inducible protein F (PFAM: L-carnitine dehydratase/bile acid-inducible protein F~KEGG: bbt:BBta_4823 putative acyl-CoA transferase): protein MHRDLEGMLVVSVEQAVAAPYLSGRLADAGARVIKVERPEGDFARNYDSLVHGESAYFVWLNRGKESICLDLKERGDADLLAALLEKADIFIQNLAPGVIERLGFAPDDLRRRNPRLITCSISGYGDEGPYRDLKAYDLLVQAESGLSSLTGNEAGLARVGVSVCDIAAGMTAFQAVLQAIIGRERTGVGRHVSVSLYHALSDWMNVPYLQFAYGGKVPVRAGLSHPTIAPYGAFECADGKAVLLSIQNEREWVNFCADVLGDAALATDPRWTSNSLRVENRPALEAAVTAVFRVHPRDEMVARLEKGRIAYGRVSTMEDMLVHPQNRYVEVDTPTGPVRCLAPGALFDRTLPRFGPVPALGAHTDAIRGEFAMHARADT, encoded by the coding sequence ATGCATCGTGATCTCGAAGGTATGCTCGTCGTCTCGGTGGAGCAGGCCGTTGCCGCGCCCTACCTCTCAGGCCGACTGGCGGACGCGGGGGCGCGCGTCATCAAGGTCGAACGCCCCGAAGGGGATTTCGCGCGCAATTACGACAGCCTCGTCCATGGCGAGAGCGCCTATTTCGTCTGGTTGAACCGGGGCAAGGAATCCATTTGCCTCGACCTGAAGGAGCGCGGCGACGCGGACCTGCTCGCCGCCCTGCTCGAGAAGGCCGACATCTTCATCCAGAACCTCGCGCCGGGGGTGATCGAGCGGCTCGGCTTTGCCCCCGATGACCTGCGCCGGCGCAATCCGCGCCTCATCACCTGCTCCATTTCCGGCTATGGCGACGAAGGGCCCTACCGCGACCTCAAGGCCTACGATCTTCTGGTTCAGGCCGAGAGCGGCCTCTCTTCTCTCACGGGCAACGAGGCGGGGCTGGCGCGGGTCGGGGTGTCGGTGTGCGACATCGCGGCGGGGATGACCGCGTTCCAGGCGGTGCTGCAGGCGATCATCGGCCGGGAGCGCACCGGCGTGGGGCGCCATGTCTCCGTCTCGCTCTATCATGCGCTGTCCGACTGGATGAACGTGCCGTACCTCCAGTTCGCCTATGGCGGCAAGGTCCCGGTGCGCGCGGGCCTCAGCCATCCCACCATCGCGCCCTATGGGGCTTTTGAGTGCGCCGACGGCAAGGCGGTTCTCCTCTCCATCCAGAACGAGCGCGAATGGGTGAATTTCTGCGCCGACGTGCTCGGGGACGCGGCCCTCGCCACCGATCCGCGCTGGACCAGCAACAGCCTGCGGGTGGAGAACCGGCCGGCGCTGGAGGCGGCGGTCACGGCGGTGTTCCGCGTCCATCCGCGCGACGAGATGGTGGCGCGCCTGGAAAAGGGGCGGATCGCCTATGGCCGGGTCAGCACCATGGAGGACATGTTGGTCCATCCGCAGAACCGCTATGTGGAGGTCGATACGCCGACCGGGCCGGTGCGGTGCCTGGCGCCGGGGGCGCTGTTCGACCGGACCTTGCCGCGCTTCGGACCGGTGCCGGCTTTGGGGGCGCATACGGACGCCATTCGCGGTGAGTTCGCCATGCACGCGCGTGCCGACACATAA
- a CDS encoding Methyltransferase type 11 (PFAM: Methyltransferase type 11; Methyltransferase type 12~KEGG: pde:Pden_4117 methyltransferase type 11), whose amino-acid sequence MSFPDAGPADEAPRVRRPAGSALALIEEWLGPLAGRHFLDVGCGRGALAKALTARGAQVVGIDPAAEAIEAARAAVPEARFDVGGAEALPYPSGSFDAVLLLNSFHHVPQHLMAAALAQALRVGRGPLLVIEPLAEGPFFEAMRPVEDETVIRHAAQAAIADFVAEGRANIVRDHVFDDVRRFSGVDAFLDKIVAVDPARAEAARRLRGEVAVLMTRWGTPEEGGVCLVQPHRAVLLEAVGISP is encoded by the coding sequence ATGTCGTTCCCTGATGCCGGTCCTGCGGATGAGGCGCCCCGCGTGCGCCGTCCTGCCGGCAGCGCGCTCGCGCTGATCGAAGAGTGGCTCGGCCCGCTGGCCGGCCGCCATTTCCTCGATGTCGGCTGCGGCCGGGGAGCGCTCGCCAAGGCGCTCACGGCGCGGGGGGCGCAGGTCGTGGGCATCGATCCCGCCGCCGAGGCCATCGAAGCTGCCCGGGCGGCGGTGCCGGAGGCCCGGTTCGACGTGGGCGGGGCCGAGGCACTGCCCTATCCCTCAGGCAGCTTCGATGCGGTGCTCCTGCTCAACAGCTTCCACCATGTGCCGCAGCACCTGATGGCCGCCGCGCTGGCGCAGGCCCTGCGGGTCGGCCGAGGGCCGCTGCTCGTCATCGAGCCTCTGGCGGAGGGGCCGTTCTTCGAGGCCATGCGCCCGGTGGAGGACGAGACCGTGATACGCCATGCCGCCCAGGCCGCCATCGCGGATTTCGTGGCTGAGGGCCGGGCGAACATCGTGCGGGACCACGTCTTCGACGACGTGCGGCGCTTCAGCGGTGTGGATGCCTTCCTCGACAAGATCGTGGCGGTCGATCCGGCGCGTGCCGAAGCGGCGCGGCGCCTGAGGGGCGAGGTGGCGGTGCTCATGACGCGCTGGGGCACGCCGGAGGAGGGTGGCGTGTGCCTCGTCCAGCCGCACCGGGCGGTGCTGCTGGAAGCCGTGGGCATTTCTCCATAA
- a CDS encoding transcriptional regulator, LysR family (PFAM: regulatory protein LysR; LysR substrate-binding~KEGG: bbt:BBta_4822 putative transcriptional regulatory protein (nitrogen assimilation control protein)) yields the protein MDLRQLRYFVSIVEVGSFSKAAHRLRVAQPALSQHVRNMEIDLGVELLFRSPQGVRATEAGETLVRHARLILSQMEVAREAVRRGQSEPEGEVRFGLPGTVSQMLCVPLLSEARRRYPKIKLRVAEAMSGFVLDWLREGKIDLGVLYRSVADRTLLARRVLSEELCLLGPAEPMDRPHPPPGAVSFADIADLTLILPSLGHGLRDLIEERALSENVHLSTVIDIDTYGQIKLLVEGGLGYSILPGAALRAEVEKGLLRTWPMGEPVLSRDLHLVRPADRPMSNAVRAIEDLAHATLVRLVREGAWPADLIDDEAGAAALRERVLG from the coding sequence ATGGACCTGCGGCAGTTGCGCTATTTCGTGTCCATCGTCGAGGTGGGCTCCTTCTCCAAGGCCGCCCATCGCCTGCGCGTGGCGCAGCCGGCCTTGAGCCAGCATGTGCGCAACATGGAAATCGACCTCGGCGTGGAGCTGCTGTTCCGCAGCCCGCAGGGGGTGCGCGCCACCGAGGCGGGAGAGACGCTGGTGCGCCACGCGCGCCTCATCCTCAGCCAGATGGAGGTGGCGCGGGAGGCGGTGCGCCGGGGCCAGAGCGAGCCCGAGGGCGAGGTGCGATTCGGCCTTCCGGGCACGGTGAGCCAGATGCTGTGCGTGCCGCTGCTCAGCGAGGCGCGCCGTCGCTACCCCAAGATCAAGCTGCGCGTCGCCGAAGCCATGAGCGGCTTCGTGCTGGACTGGCTGCGCGAGGGCAAGATCGACCTCGGCGTCCTCTATCGCTCGGTGGCGGATCGCACGCTGCTCGCCCGCCGCGTCCTCTCCGAGGAATTGTGCCTGCTGGGTCCCGCCGAGCCCATGGACCGGCCCCACCCCCCGCCGGGCGCCGTCTCCTTCGCCGACATCGCCGACCTCACGCTGATCCTGCCCAGCCTCGGCCATGGTCTTCGCGACCTCATCGAGGAGCGGGCGCTGTCCGAGAACGTGCACCTCAGCACCGTCATCGACATCGACACCTACGGCCAGATCAAGCTGCTGGTGGAGGGCGGGCTGGGCTATTCCATCCTGCCCGGCGCCGCGCTGCGGGCGGAGGTGGAGAAGGGCCTGCTGCGCACCTGGCCCATGGGCGAGCCGGTGCTCTCGCGCGACCTGCACCTCGTCCGGCCGGCTGACCGGCCCATGTCCAATGCGGTCCGGGCCATCGAGGATCTGGCCCATGCGACGCTTGTCCGGCTGGTGCGCGAAGGCGCGTGGCCGGCCGATCTCATCGATGACGAGGCCGGCGCGGCGGCGCTCCGGGAGCGGGTATTGGGCTAG
- a CDS encoding Extracellular ligand-binding receptor (PFAM: Extracellular ligand-binding receptor~KEGG: rle:pRL100131 putative substrate-binding component of ABC transporter), which yields MLLRRLVAAAGLSLLGLCPALAQQKPAELKIGITTYSSGAASVFGIPARDAAEMLAADINAKGGVQGVPVKLFFVDEGAGIETLMTEYRRLVEDTKVDVMFASISSGVCNKIAPLAEDLKVLNFMWDCGTQRILEEDKYNYVFRTQANATPEVLAPLLYLLKTKPDFKTIAVVNQDYAWGRDSWAIFSQALKVLKPDVKVVAEFFPKFGAADFSTEVSRLLALKPDVILSTSWGGDLDTFVRQANQRGLFKSSLFVLPLAESSLQRLGTDLPEGVIVGGRGDHYFLHPERIGDAKFKAFMDAFKQKTGSYPIYPVFHMAQAFAALEAVYGKAVAANGGKWPSHDQVAKAMPGLTFQALGRPVEIRADGQGVEDQLIGTTTRVPAYSFDILDNMMIFPAVQLMPPVGQKSEAWIATLKPGIVDIKVDTFKAAK from the coding sequence ATGTTGCTTCGTCGCCTCGTCGCGGCAGCGGGACTGTCGCTGCTCGGCCTTTGTCCCGCCCTGGCCCAGCAAAAGCCGGCCGAGCTGAAGATCGGCATCACCACCTACAGCTCGGGCGCGGCGTCCGTCTTCGGCATCCCGGCCCGCGACGCGGCGGAGATGCTGGCCGCCGACATCAACGCCAAGGGTGGCGTCCAGGGCGTGCCGGTGAAGCTGTTCTTCGTGGATGAAGGCGCCGGCATCGAGACCCTCATGACCGAATATCGCCGCCTGGTGGAGGACACCAAGGTGGACGTGATGTTCGCCTCCATCTCCTCCGGCGTGTGCAACAAGATCGCCCCGCTGGCCGAGGACCTGAAGGTTCTCAACTTCATGTGGGATTGCGGCACCCAGCGCATCCTCGAGGAAGACAAGTACAATTACGTCTTCCGCACCCAGGCGAACGCGACCCCCGAGGTCCTCGCCCCGCTGCTCTATCTCCTGAAGACCAAGCCGGACTTCAAGACCATTGCCGTGGTGAACCAGGACTATGCCTGGGGCCGCGACAGCTGGGCCATCTTCTCCCAGGCGCTGAAGGTGCTGAAGCCCGACGTGAAGGTGGTGGCGGAATTCTTCCCCAAGTTCGGCGCCGCCGACTTCTCCACCGAGGTCTCGCGCCTGCTGGCGCTGAAGCCGGATGTGATCTTGTCCACTTCCTGGGGCGGCGACCTCGACACCTTCGTGCGGCAGGCCAACCAGCGCGGGCTGTTCAAGTCGTCCCTGTTTGTGCTGCCGCTGGCGGAATCCTCGCTCCAGCGCCTCGGCACCGACCTGCCTGAGGGGGTGATCGTGGGCGGCCGCGGCGACCATTATTTCCTTCATCCCGAGCGCATCGGCGACGCCAAGTTCAAGGCGTTCATGGACGCCTTCAAGCAGAAGACCGGCAGCTATCCCATCTACCCGGTGTTCCACATGGCGCAGGCCTTCGCCGCCCTCGAAGCGGTCTATGGCAAGGCGGTGGCCGCCAACGGCGGCAAGTGGCCGAGCCACGACCAGGTCGCCAAGGCGATGCCCGGCCTCACCTTCCAGGCCCTTGGCCGGCCAGTGGAAATCCGCGCCGACGGGCAGGGCGTCGAGGACCAGCTCATCGGCACCACCACCCGCGTGCCGGCCTACAGCTTCGACATCCTCGACAACATGATGATCTTCCCCGCCGTGCAACTGATGCCGCCGGTGGGCCAGAAGTCCGAGGCCTGGATCGCAACGCTGAAGCCCGGCATCGTCGACATCAAGGTCGACACCTTCAAGGCGGCCAAATAG
- a CDS encoding inner-membrane translocator (PFAM: inner-membrane translocator~KEGG: rfr:Rfer_1013 inner-membrane translocator), whose amino-acid sequence MSFDTIVLAVCDGVAYASLVFLVAVGLTFIFGVLGVLNIAHGSFYALGAYTAVSAGLALTKAGFSPWLTFPALFVGAIAVGVVLGGLMEKLLLQRIYDKEQVLQILVTFAVFMILENVQRLVWGVQPYFMSEPLQLLGNVSLFGISYTAYQTLFLPALALIVLFGLRFFLRHTSAGAQILAVTEDREAASAIGIDAQKVYFITFIAGATLAALGGALAAPTTSLMPGMGAEMIVLSFAVAATAGLGQIEGAAVAALMIGLGRSVAVYLAPEFEVLVPYILMVAVLIFRPSGLFGAPQLRKI is encoded by the coding sequence ATGTCCTTCGACACCATCGTGCTGGCCGTCTGCGACGGCGTCGCCTATGCCTCCCTGGTCTTCCTGGTGGCGGTGGGCCTGACGTTCATCTTCGGCGTGCTGGGCGTGCTCAACATTGCCCACGGCAGCTTCTACGCGCTCGGCGCCTATACCGCGGTCAGCGCGGGGCTGGCGCTCACCAAGGCCGGGTTCAGCCCCTGGCTCACCTTTCCGGCCCTGTTCGTGGGCGCCATCGCGGTGGGCGTGGTGCTGGGCGGGCTGATGGAGAAGCTGCTGCTCCAGCGCATCTACGACAAGGAGCAGGTGCTGCAGATCCTTGTCACCTTCGCCGTGTTCATGATCCTGGAGAATGTGCAGCGGCTGGTGTGGGGCGTGCAGCCCTATTTCATGTCGGAACCGCTGCAACTGCTCGGCAACGTCTCCCTGTTCGGCATCAGCTACACCGCCTACCAGACCCTGTTCCTGCCGGCCTTGGCGCTGATCGTGCTGTTCGGCCTGCGCTTCTTCCTGCGGCACACCTCGGCGGGGGCGCAGATCCTCGCCGTCACCGAGGACCGGGAGGCGGCGAGCGCCATCGGCATCGATGCCCAGAAGGTCTATTTCATCACCTTCATCGCCGGCGCGACCCTCGCGGCGCTGGGCGGGGCGCTGGCGGCGCCCACCACGTCCCTCATGCCCGGCATGGGGGCGGAGATGATCGTGCTGTCCTTCGCGGTGGCCGCCACCGCCGGCCTCGGCCAGATCGAGGGCGCCGCTGTGGCAGCCCTGATGATCGGCCTCGGGCGATCCGTCGCCGTCTATCTCGCCCCCGAATTCGAGGTGCTCGTGCCCTACATCCTCATGGTCGCGGTGCTCATCTTCCGTCCGAGCGGCCTGTTCGGCGCGCCCCAGCTCAGGAAGATCTGA
- a CDS encoding inner-membrane translocator (PFAM: inner-membrane translocator~KEGG: rle:pRL100129 putative permease component of ABC transporter) has translation MAVRWILLALLLAVLAAVPAFAASSQTFLAIVFAKSLAVLGLLLLLQAGQVSFGHGMFFATGAYTVAFLGRSVGGGDIALLLAASAVSSVLLGLLVGLFVVRYRYIFFGMLNLAFSMVLYSILEKFFHLTGGSDGLRIRRPSAFGFAFDRAQFDTLIYYLTLVLAFGAAYLVWRYLRSPLGQALKAIKSNETRLEYIGLSARFVMLVGYVISALLCGIGGACLGIIQGIATPEYSYWTRSAEFVFIAILGGVGHVAGALTGTFVYEAVRTYAAAFVADSWQMILGFVLLAIILKAPTGIVGLVQAIAGRRKAQATAALTVETAR, from the coding sequence ATGGCCGTGCGCTGGATCCTCCTCGCTCTCCTTCTCGCGGTGCTGGCGGCCGTGCCGGCCTTTGCCGCCTCGTCCCAGACCTTCCTCGCCATCGTGTTCGCGAAAAGCCTCGCGGTGCTCGGCCTCCTGCTGCTGCTTCAGGCGGGGCAGGTGTCGTTCGGCCACGGCATGTTCTTCGCGACCGGCGCCTACACCGTAGCCTTCCTCGGCCGCAGCGTGGGCGGCGGCGACATAGCCCTGCTGCTCGCCGCCTCGGCGGTCTCCAGCGTGCTCCTCGGCCTGCTGGTGGGGCTGTTCGTGGTGCGCTACCGCTACATCTTCTTCGGCATGCTGAATTTGGCCTTCTCCATGGTGCTCTATTCCATCCTGGAGAAGTTCTTCCACCTCACCGGCGGCTCCGATGGCCTGCGCATCCGCCGGCCCTCGGCCTTCGGCTTCGCCTTCGATCGCGCGCAGTTCGACACGCTGATCTATTACCTCACGCTGGTGCTCGCCTTCGGCGCGGCCTACCTCGTGTGGCGCTATCTGCGCAGCCCGCTCGGACAGGCGCTCAAAGCCATCAAGAGCAACGAGACGCGGCTCGAATACATCGGCCTGTCCGCCCGCTTCGTCATGCTGGTGGGCTATGTGATCTCCGCGCTCCTGTGCGGCATCGGCGGCGCCTGCCTCGGCATCATCCAGGGCATCGCGACGCCCGAGTACAGCTATTGGACCCGCTCCGCCGAATTCGTCTTCATCGCCATCCTCGGCGGGGTGGGCCACGTGGCCGGCGCGCTCACCGGCACCTTCGTCTACGAGGCGGTGCGCACCTATGCGGCGGCCTTCGTGGCTGACAGCTGGCAGATGATCCTCGGCTTCGTGCTGCTGGCCATCATCCTGAAGGCGCCCACCGGCATCGTCGGGCTGGTGCAGGCCATCGCCGGCCGCCGCAAGGCGCAGGCCACGGCCGCCCTCACCGTGGAGACCGCGCGATGA